The stretch of DNA CATCTTCCGCCGCCTGGCGCTCGACTTCCTGCCGTTCGAGACCCGCTCGGCGCTCGGCATCCACTCCGTCGAGGAGCGCCAGCGCCACCTCGACACCGGCTCCTACGAGCCGGTCGAGGCGGAGGAGATGGACACCGAGACGCTGGCCCAGTCGGTGTCCGTGCAGCTCCCCGCCACGCCGGTGGTCGAGAAGCCCAAGGCCGCCCCGGCCCAGGCCCACAACTCCACCGAACTGATGGAGATCCAGCTCGGCCTGAACGCGGACGCCCCGCTCTGCTTCTCCTGCGGCACCAAGATGCGCCGCGCGGGCAGCTGCTACCTCTGCGAGGGCTGCGGCTCCACCAGCGGCTGCAGCTGATCGTCCCCCTGCTTCGAGGGCGGTGCCCCGACCACTCCGGTGGTCGGGGCACCGCCCTTTTCGGCCCGAAGACGTCAACTTTGGTTGACAAGCGGGCGATGTCAACCTAGGTTGACATGAAGAGAGGGGTGCGGAATGAGCGAGACCGGAGAACTCGCCGCCGCCGCGGGCAGTCGTGACCCGGCGGTGGGCCTGCGGGCGGTGCGGGCGCTGCGCGACCTGGCGGACCGGCTGGAGGAGCTACAGGTGGGGAACGCGCGGGTCAAGGGCTGGTCCTGGCAGGAGATCGCGGCCTGTCTGGGCGTCAGCCGGCAGGCGGTGCACAAGAAGTACGCCCGGCGGGGCTTCGCTGAGCGGGCCGACGGGGTCGACGGTACGGAACGGGAGAGGGGCTGACCATGTTCGAGCGGTTCACTGACGGCGCCCGGCGGGCGGTGGCGGGCGCGGGCCAGGAGGCCGTCCGGCTGCGGCACGAGCGGATCGGCACCGGGCACCTGCTGCTGGGGGTGCTCGCGCTGCCCGAGGATCCGGCCGCGCGGGTGCTGCGGGCGGCCGGGCTCGACCTGGTGACCGCCCGGGGCGCGCTGGCCCGCCTGCTCGGGGCGCCGCACCCGGCGGTGGACGAGGCCGCGCTGGCCTCGGTCGGAGTCGACCTGGCGGCCGTCCGGGAGGCGGTCGAGGCGGGTTTCGGTGCGGACGGGCTGGCGGCCCTGGCGGCGCCGGCCGGGCCGCCCGCGCGGCGGCGGCGGGGGCCGGTGCGGTTCGGCGAGCGGGAGAAGCGGGTGCTCGCGCTCGCGCTCGGGCAGGTCACCGCCGAGCGGGGCGACCGGATCGAGGCCCGGCACCTGGTGCTCGGGATCCTGGCCGAGGGCGGCGGCCCGGCGGTCCGACTGCTGAGCGAGGCCGGGGTCGACCTCGCGGAGCTGGAGCTCGCGCTGCGGGCCGTCCACGCCTGAGCCGACGGGCCCGGGCTTCCGGATCCGAGCTCTCTGGCCCGCGCTCTCGGGCCCGGGCTTCCGGCAGGTGACGGGACGCCAGGGTGGTGGGCAGTTACCTACCGGTTAGTCAGGTGCTCAGGGCCACGTTGAGCAAAAGTGATAAATGGATATGATCTGGTGACCGCGTGTGCTGAACATCTGTCCGGAGCGTGCTCACCAGCGCCCCGGTTGTCGGCGTGCCGTCGTCCGCCCTGATCTGCCGCCGCCCCCGAGGACAGATTGATGACAGCTCCCACGCCGCCCGTCCGTGGAGCGCACCAGCGCCCGAACGGTAGAACCGTCTCCTGGGCCGCCGCCGGGATCCTGGTCGGAGCGGCGGCCGGAGCCGCCGCCGTGGCCACCGCCGCCGAGACCCACCGGGCCGCCGTCGCGGCGACCGTCTGCGGCGGGTTCGTGCTCTGGTGCGTGCTCGCCCTGCTGGCCGCCGTCCAGGCCGGCCGCGCCGTCCGCAGCCGGGAGGAGGCGGACGGGCTCCGGGAGGAGGCGGTGCTCACCCGGGCCCGCGTCGCCGAGCTGCGCGCCGACCTGAGTGCCACGCACACCGCCGCCGCCGGCCTCCGCGCCGCCCTGGCCACCGCCCAGGCGGCGGCCGACGGGGCTCGGACCGATCTGGTCGCCGTGCAGGAGGCGCTGGCCGCCACCGGGACGGCCGCCGCCGAGGCCCGGGAGCGGGCCGAGGCGGAGCAGGCCGCGCTGCGGGAGACGGCCGAGCGGGCCGAGACCGCGCTGCGCGCGCTCACCGAGGAGTCGGCGGCCGAGCGGGAGCAGCTGGCAGCGCTCTCCGTAGAGGTGCTGCCCCAGGTGGTCGAGCGGCTGCGCGGCGGCGCCTCGGTCGACAGCGTGCTGGTGCCGCACCGGAGTTCGGCGCACGCCGGGCTGCTGCGGTACGTGGCCGAGGAGATCGGTCGGGGCGAGCGGCAGCGCGCCGCCGCACTGGCCGTCTGCGCCACGGCGGCCGGCCGGGTCCAGGCGCTGGCCACCAGCATGCACGCCGAACTCCGGGAGATGCAGCACCGGCACGGCGAGGACGTGCTCGGCGATCTGCTCGTGCTCGACCACTCCACCGCCCAGGCCGGGCGGATGGCCGACAGCATCGCGGTGCTCACCGGAGCCCGGAGCGGCCGCCGTTGGGCCAAGCCGATCGCCGTGGAGAGCATCCTGCGCGGGGCGCTCGGCCGGATCGGGGCGTACCAGCGGGTGCGGCTCCACTCGGCGAGCACGGCGGCCGTGGCCGGCTACGCGGCCGAGGGCGTGATGCACGCGCTGGCCGAACTCCTCGACAACGCCGCCAACTTCTCGGCGCCCCCGGCCGAGGTCCACGTCTACGTGGAGGAGGCCCACGCGGGCCTGGTGATCACCGTCGAGGACGGCGGCCTCGGGCTCAGCGACAGCTGGCTGAAGCGGGCCGAACGCGCCGTCTCGCCCGAGCCCCTGGACCTCACCGCGCTCTCCGCCGGCACCCGGATCGGCCTCGCCGTGGTCGGCGCGCTGGCCCGCAAGCACGGCCTCTCCGTCTCCTTCCGCCCCTCCGCCCGGGGCGGCACGGGCGTGGTGATGCTGATCCCCGCCCAGCTGATCACCCACCCCGCCCCGGAACCGGCCGCCACCGGCGGCACCATGAGCTCGGGCGGCACTGTCGGGAGCGGCCGGGGCGGCACCGCCGTGCCCGCCGTGACCCGGGGGGCCGGCGCCGCCGCGGCCGTGACCAGGGGCGAGGGCCTCCGGGGCCGCGCCGCCGAACTGACCTCTGCCCGGAGCGGCGCGGCCGAACTGCCCGCCGCGCAGGGCTCCGCCGCCCTGCCCACCCGCACTTCGGTGTCGGCCGACGCCGCCGGAGCTGCTCCGGCAGCGGGCGGCGGCGACCCGACCGCCGAGGGCGGCAACGGCCTGCCGCAGCGCCGTCGCGGCCAGACCCTCGCCTCGGCCCGGCAGGGCGGGGCGGCCACCCGGGCCGCCGTACCGCCGCAGCCCGTGCCGCCGCGTCCCGGCGCTCCCCGTCCCGCAACTCCCCGTTCGGCGGCGCTCTTCGCTGCGGGAGCTGCCGGTGCCGCCGCCGGTGCCGCCGCGCCGACCGGCTCGGCCGGTGCGGCCCCGCTCGCGGCGGCGGCCCGCTTCGGTGCGTTCCGCCGGGCGCTCCAGCCCGGGGCGGAGAGCTCCGGTGGCGCCGGCCCGGCCGGTCCCGCCGACTCCGCTGACTCCACCGCTCCCGCCGCCTCCACCGACTCGGCCGACGGGCCTGACGCCACCGGTTCCGGCCCGGCCGGGTCCGCCACCAACGGGTCCGCCCCGACCGGGCCCACCGACACCGACGTACTCGCGAAGGACGACGCCTGATGAGCAGCACCACCGACCGCGATCTCGACTGGCTGCTGGAGAACCTGCTGACGGCCACCCCCGGTGCCCGGCACGCCCTGGTGCTCTCGGCCGACGGGCTGAAGCTCTGTCACACGGCCGGCCTCACGGTGGACCAGGCGGACCAGCTGGCGGCCATCGCCTCCGGCATGCAGAGCCTCGCGCACGGCGCCTCGATCGAGTTCGGGGACCGGACGGGTGGCGTCCGCCAGTCGATGACCGAGTTCCACGGCGGCATCCTGTGCATCGTGGCGGCGGGGGAGGGGGCCCACCTCGCGGTGGTCACCGACGACGACGCCGACGTGGGCGTGGTCGGGCACAACATGCACGGGCTGATCGAGCAGATCGGCGTCCACCTGAGCGCTCCGCCGCGCGACCCGGCCGACTTCGACCTGGCGGAGCTCTCCGGTGCGGCGGCCGAGGCCGCGCGGCTGGAGCAGCGGCAGCTCGGTGCGGAGGCGGACCGGATCGACGCCCCGAGCCCGGCGTGAGCGAGGGACGGAACATCCCGGCCCGGGATGACGACCCGGACCGGCTGTACACCGTCACCCGCGGGCGCAGCCGCCCGCCGGAGCACGCCTTCGACCTCGTGACGCTGATCGTCACGGAGCGGGAGCCGGAGCCGGGCATGCAGTCCGAGCACGTCCGGATCCTGCGGCTGTGTGCCGAGCCGACCTCGGTGGTGGAGATCGCGGCCGAGCTGGCGCTGCCGGTGAGCGTGGTCAAGATCCTGCTCGGCGATCTGCTGGAGGCCGGGCGGGTCACCGCACGCCACCCGAGGTTCGCCCCCACCAAGGCCCGCTTGCCCGATCTCGACACGCTGAAGCAGGTGCTGAATGGCCTCCAACAACTCTGACCGCCCGGTCGGCTCCGGTCGGCCGTCCGCGCTGCGCGGGACGGCCGACAACGGGCTGAAGATCGTGGTGGTCGGCGGCTTCGGCGTCGGCAAGACCACCCTGGTCGGTGCGGTGAGCGAGATCCGTCCGCTCAACACCGAGGAGACGATGACCAAGGCGGGCGAGGGCATCGACGACCCCTCGGCGGCTTTCGGCAAGCGCTCGACCACGGTGGCCTTCGACTTCGGCCGGATCACCCTCGACGACCGGAACGTCCTCTACCTGTTCGGCGCCCCCGGCCAGGAGCGGTTCTGGTTCCTCTGGGACCGGCTGTTCGCGGGTGCGCTGGGTGCCGTGGTGCTGGTCGACACCCGGCGGCTGGAGGAGTCCTGGTACGCGATCGACCGCCTGGAGCACCACGGCACGCCCTTCGTGGTCGCCCGGAACAACTTCGAGCAGCCGCAGCACTCGCTGGCGGAGGTCCGGGCGGCGCTCGACCTGCCGGCGGACGTGCCGCTGGTCGACTGCGACGCCCGCGACCGGGAGTCCAGCAAGCAGGTGCTGATCGAACTGGTCCGCCACCTCCAGCACTTGGCCGAGGCGGAGCTGGCCGAAGCCGAACCGGCCGAGGCAGGTGCCGCCGCCGGTGCTCTGCCGGTGCCCGCACCCCGGTCCGGCACCGCCCCTGCCGCCGCCGTAGCGTCCGTCATGCTCGAACAGGAGATGAGCTCGTGACCGAGCCCGCGCCCACCCCACCGCCGGGCTGCCCCGCGCACCAGGGGGCGACCCCGCTCTACGGCCCGCGCTTCCAGACCGATCCGGGCCAGCTCTACCGCGAACTCCGCGAGACGCACGGGCCGGTGGCCCGGATCGAGCTGGCCGGTGGCGTGCCCGCCTGGCTGGTGATCGGCTACCGCGAGCTCCAGCAGGTGACCGGCCGGCCCGAGCTCTTCGGCCGCGACTCCAGCCGGTGGAACCACTGGCCCCAGATCCCCGCCGACTGGCCGCTCAAGCCGATGATGGCCCCGGTGCCCTCGGTGCTGTACGCCGAGGGCGAGGAGCACCAGCGCCGCAAGGGCGCGATCACCGACGCGCTGGCCGGGGTCGACCCGTACGAGCTGAAGAAGCACTGCGAGGAGATCGCGGACCGGCTGATCGACGAGTTCGCCGGCCGGGGCGAGGCCGAGCTGGTGGCCGAGTACGCGCACCGGATGCCGCTGCTGGTGCTCTGCCGGCTCTTCGGGCTGGGCGAGGACGAGGCCCCGGTGCTGATCCGCGGGCTGCTCGCGATGCTGGACGGCGGCGCCGACGCCCAGGCGGGTGCGCAGCAACTGCTCGACAGCATGCTCGCGTTGGTGCGGGAGAAGCGCGAGCACCCCGGCGCGGACGTCACCTCGCGACTGCTGGAGCACGCGGCGGGGCTGACGGACGAGGAGGTCATGCGCGACATGCGGGTGATCCTGATCGCCGGCCACCAGCCGAGCGCCTACTGGATCGCCAACGCGCTGCGGCTGATGCTCACGGACGAGCGGTTCGCCGCCTCGCTCTCGGGCGGCCGGCGGAGCATCAGCCAGGCGCTGGCCGAGGCGCTCTGGGAGGACACCCCGACGCAGATCTTCGCGGGCCGCTGGGCTACCCGGGACACCCAGCTCGGCGGACAGCGGATCGCGGCGGGCGACATGGTGCTGCTCGGCTTCGCCGGCGCCAACGCCGACCCGTCGGTGCGGCAGCCCGGCGGTGCGCCCGCGGAGGGCAACCGCGCCTACCTGAGCTTCTCCTACGGGCCGCACTCCTGCCCGTTCCCCGCGCAGGAGGCGGCCGAGGTGATCGCCGCGACGGCGATCGAGGTGCTGCTCGACCGGCTGCCCGACCTCCGGCTGGCGGTGGCCGAGCACGCCCTGGTCTGGCGCCCCTCGGCCTGGGTGCGGGCCCTGGTCTCGCTGCCCGTCGCCTTCACCCCGGCCATGTGAGCCGGCCGGCCTTGTGAGCCGGCCGGCTCCCGATCCTGTCCTGCCTGTACCGCCTGCCCCACCCGAGGAGTACGAGATGACCGCCGCCCCGATCGTGATGGACCCGCTGGCCCGGGACAACGCCGCCGAGGGGGCGTTGCTGCGGGCCGCCGGGCCGGTGGTGGCGGTCGAACTGCTCGGCGGGGTGCGGGCCTGGGCCGTCACCCGGCACGGGGCCGCGCGGGAGCTGCTGACGGACGCCCGGCTGGTGAAGAGCGCCACCCACTGGGCGGCGTACCAGCGCGGGGAGGTGCCGAAGAGCTGGCCGCTGATCGGGCTGGCCGTGCCGGGGCCGAGCATGGTGACCACGGACGGGGCGGAGCACCGGCGGCTGCGGGCGATCGTCGCGCAGGCGTTCACCCCGCGCCGGGTCGAGCTGATGCGGCCGCAGATCGAGAAGATCACGGCCGAGCTGCTGGACGGGCTGACGGCGGCCGGGCCGGTGGTCGACCTCAAGTCGGCCTTCGCCTTCCCGCTGCCGATGACGGTGATCGGCACCCTGCTCGGCGTGCCGGAGCGCGACCACGAGCTGGTCCGCTCGCTGTACGAGCGGTTCTTCAGCAGCGTCGCCTCGGACGTGCAGGCCACCATCGCCGCGCTCAACGCCTTCGTGGCCGGGCTGGTCGCCGAGCGGCGGGCGGCCCCCGGGGACGACCTGATCAGCGCGCTGCTGGCCGCCGACGTGGAGGGCGGGGCGCTCACCGACGCGGAGGCGGCGGCCACCCTCCGGGTGATCATCGCGGCCGGCCACGAGACCACGGTCAACCTGATCACCAACGCCGTCCGCGCGCTGCTCACCCACCCCGAGCAGCTCGCCCTGGTCCGTGCGGGCGAGGTCGAGTGGGCCGCGGTGGTCGAGGAGTCGCTGCGCTGGACGCCGCCGACCAGCAACTTCCTCTTCCGCTTCGCGGCCGAGGACCTGCCGTACGGGGACGTGGTGATCCCGCAGGGCGAGGCCGTGCTGATCTCGTACAACGCGATCGGCCGGGACCCGGACCAGCACGGCGGCACGGCGGAGCTCTTCGACCTCACCCGGGACGCGGCCCGGCACCTCTCGTTCGGACACGGCCCGCACGTCTGCCCCGGTGCTCCGCTGGCCCGGCTGGAGGCGGCGGTGGCGCTGCCGGCCCTGTTCGAGCGCTTCCCCGGCCTGGCCCTCGCGGTGCCGGAGCACGAGCTGAGCCCCAACCCGACCATGGTGGTCAACAGCCTCCGGGAGCTGCCCGTCCGTTTGTGACGGTTGGTCAGTTCGAGTCGGGTGCCTTGGCGTGGGGTAGGCGCTGCGTTAGCGTCTTCAACTCCACCCCCATTGGGTACGGATCGCACTCAGGTACAGCGCAGCTCTGGTTCCGTCTCTCTCGACTGTCTGAACAGCTGGCTCCCACGCCTTGGCCCGGAGGTCCGACTTGACGCTCCCTCATCCAGCGATCTTCTCGTCCGACTCTGCACCCGTCCGCCCGGACCTACCCGTCGACCCCGGTCGGCGCCGCCTGGGGCGGTCGTTGCTGGCCGTACCGGCGGTGCTCGCCCTGACCCTGGCCGTGGGCTGCTCCAACAGCTCGGGCGGCGGCTCGGGGGCGAGCGGCTCGGCGGCGGCCCTGACCGGTGACTGCGCCAAGTACCAGCCCTACGCGGGGCACTCGGGCACGAAGGTCACGATGTACGCCTCGATCCTCAGCCCGGAGTCGGACTCCCTGGAGAAGTCCTGGGCCGAGTTCAGCTCCTGCACCGGGATCAAGATCTCCTACGAGGGTGCGAACGACTTCGAGTCGCAGCTCCAGGTGCGGGTCAGCGGAGGCAACGCGCCCGACTTCGCGATCATCCCGCAGCCCGGCCTGCTCGCCCAGATGGTGAAGACCGGCAAGGTGGCCAAGCCGCCGGCCCAGACCGTCACCAACGAGGCCAAGTGGAGCCCGGTCTGGAAGACCTACGGCTCGGTCAACGGCACCTTCTACGCGGCGCCGATGAGCGCCAACATGAAGTCGCTGGTCTGGTACTCGCCCAAGTACTTCAAGCAGGCCGGCTACGAGGTGCCCAAGACCTGGGCCGACCTGATGGCGCTGAGCGACCGGATCGCCAAGGCGGGGGCGAACGGCAGCAAGCCCTGGTGCGGCGGGATCGGTTCGGGCACCGCCACCGGCTGGCCCGCCACCGACTGGCTGGAGGAGGTCGTGCTCGGCTCCTACGGCGGTGACGTCTACGACCAGTGGGTGAGCCACCAGGTGAAGTTCGCCGACCCGAAGATCACCGACGCGATGCAGAAGGTGGCCGGCTGGATGCAGAACCCGGCCTGGGTCAACGGCGGGTACGGCGACGTGAAGTCGATCGCCACCACCACCTTCCAGGACGCCGGGGCGCCGATCCTCACCAACAAGTGCTGGATGCTCCAGCAGGCCTCCTTCTACCAGGCGCAGTGGCCCAAGGGCACCAACATCGGGCCGGACGGCGACATCTTCGCCTTCCACCTCCCGGCGGTGAACCCCGCCGTCGGCAACCCGGTCGAGGGCGGCGGCGAGTTCCTGGCGGCCTTCTCGGACCGGCCCGAGGTGCAGGCCGTGCAGAACTACCTGTCCAGCGCGGAGTGGGCGAGCAGCCGGGTGAAGGTCTCCACCGGCTGGGTCTCCGCCAACCAGGGCGTGGACAAGAGCCTGTACACCGACCCGATCGACCGGCTCTCCGCCGACGCGCTGACCGACCCGGCGGCGACCTTCCGGTTCGACGCCTCCGACCTGATGCCGGCCGCGGTCGGCTCGGGCCAGGAGTGGAAGTCGCTCACGGCCTGGTTCGCCGAGGGCCAGTCGATCTCCAAGGTCGCGGGCGACATCGACAGCGCCTGGCCGTAGCCGAGTCGGGGTGCCGCCCGGCGCGAGGCCGGGCGGCACCCCGACTCCCGGTGGGGTGGGTTGGCTTTCCGGAGGAGGGATGGTCGTATGTCCGGGCATGAACCGGTGGCCCTGCCGGTGAGTTCGATGCTGGCCGATTCGGCGTGGACGGACGCCACGGTCAAGCTGGGCAACAGTTTCGGTGCGATCGCCGGGTTCCTCGGCATCCTGCTGGTGGTGTTCTTCGCGGCGGGCCGGGCGAGGGGCCGGCTCGGGCGGCCGCTGGCCATCCTGGTGTTCCTGGGGCCGGCCGTGCTGCTGCTGATCGTGGGGTTGGTGGCGCCGCTGATCCGCACCGTCTACCTGAGCTTCTACAACGACGACTCCACCCGCTTCCTGGGCGGGCGCAACTACGGCTGGGCGCTGACCACCGGCTCGATCCACCAGGTGCTGCTCAACACCCTGCTCTGGCTGCTGGTGGCCCCGCTCGCCGCCACCGGCCTCGGGCTGGTGCTGGCCCTGCTGGTCGACCGGATGAAGCGCCAGGCCGTGTACAAGTCGCTGATCTTCATGCCGATGGCGGTCTCGCTGGTCGGGGCGAGCATCATCTGGAAGTTCGTCTACGAGGCCCGGGACACCTCGCAGCACCAGATCGGCCTGCTCAGCCAACTCGCCATCAGCCTTGGCTGGTCGCACCCGCCGAACTGGATGCTCTCGCACCCGCTGAACAACTTCCTGCTGATGGCGGTGATGATCTGGGTCCAGACCGGCTTCGCGATGGTGGTGCTCTCGGCCGCGATCAAGGCCATCCCGGACGAGGTGACGGAGGCGGCCCGGCTGGACGGGGCCCGTGGGGTGCAGCTCTTCTGGTACGTCACGGTGCCGATGATCCGCACCACGCTGGTGGTGGTGCTCACCACCGTCATGATCACCACGCTCAAGGCCTTCGACATCGTCCGCACCATGACGGGCGGCAACTTCGGCACCCAGGTGCTGGCCAACGAGATGTACTCGCAGTCCTTCGTGCAGTTCAACGTCGGGCGGGGGAGTGCGCTCGCGGTGATCCTCTTCCTGGCGGTGCTGCCGCTGGTGGCCTACAACATCGTCCAGTTGCGCAAGGAGCGTGAGACCCGGTGAGGCCAGCTGTGAAGGGTTCAGGTTCGGCTGCGGGCACCGGTGCCGGGGCGGTGCGGAAGAGCTTCAGCAGTCCGTTGGCCTCGGTCTTCGTGATCGCGGTGACGGTGCTCTGGACGATCCCGACCTTCGGGCTGCTCGCCACCTCGCTCCGGCCCAAGCAGGACGTCACGGACAGCGGTTGGTGGGAGGTCTTCGCTCACCCGCAGCTGATCCTCTCCAACTACCACACGGTGCTCTTCGAGGGCGGGTTCGGCGTCAGCGGCGGGCTGATGCCGTACCTGGTCAACTCCCTGGCGATCAGCATTCCCGCCACGGTCTTCCCGCTGGTGATCGCCGCGATGGCCGCCTACGCGCTGGCCTGGGTCCGGTTCAAGGGCAGCGACACCGTCTTCTTCGTGATCTTCGCGCTCCAGGTGGTGCCGCTGCAGATGGCACTGATCCCGCTGCTCCAACTGTTCTCCGGCGGCGCCCACCTGGGCGGGGTGACCGTCCTCCCCTCGCTCGACCTGCACGGGACGTACGCGCCGGTCTGGCTGGCGCACACCATGTTCGCCCTGCCGCTGGCGACCTTCCTGCTGCACAACTTCATCTCGCAGCTGCCGCGCGACCTGATGGAGGCAGCGGTGGTGGACGGCGCCTCGCACTTCAAGATCTTCCGGTCGATCGTGCTGCCGCTCTGCACCCCGGCCCTGGCCTCGTTCGCGATCTTCGAGTTCCTCTGGGTCTGGAACGACCTGCTCGTCGCACTGACCTTCGCCGGCGGCACCCCGGAGGTGGCGCCGATGACCGTCCGGCTGGCGCAGCTCTCCGGATCCTTCGGCGGGCGGTGGGAGTTGCTGACCGCCGGTGCCTTCCTCTCGCTGATCGTGCCGCTGATCGTCTTCTTCGGGCTCCAGCGGTACTTCGTCCGGGGGTTGCTGGCCGGGTCGGTGAAGGGCTGACCCGGTGAGCAGCCGACCGCGCGGGGGCGGTCGGCCGCCGGGCCGTTCGGTTGCCGGGCCGTTCGGCGGGCTGGGCCCAGGACGTACGCTGGACTCGGCCAGACCGACCCGAACCCGCCGGCCGCTGCCGGCGGGGCGACCGAAGGACCAGCGATGCCGTACGACCCACCGACCCACTCGGTCGAGCGCTCGCTGCGACGGGCCGGCGCCCAGGTGGTGGTCGGGCTGGACGAGGTCGGCCGCGGCGCCTGGGCCGGGCCGGTGACCGTCGGTGCGGCGGTCACGGGCATGCGCAAGCCGCCGGAGGGGCTGACCGACTCCAAGCTGCTGACCGAGCGCAGGCGCGAGGCGCTCGCCCCGGTGCTGGCCGACTGGGTGCAGGCCTACGCCCTCGGCGAGGCCTCGGCGCAGGAGTGCGACGAGCTCGGCATGACGGCCGCGCTGCGGCTGGCGGCGGTGCGCGCGCTGGAGGCGCTGCCGGTCCGGCCGGACGCGGTGATCCTGGACGGCAAGCACGACTACCTCGGCGGCCCCTGGCGGGTCCGCACGGTGATCAAGGGCGACCAGTCCTGCGTCTGCGTCTCGGCGGCCTCGGTGCTCGCCAAGGTCAACCGCGACGGCCTGATGGCCGAACTCGGTACGGACCACCCCGCGTTCGGCTTCGCCGAGAACGCCGGCTACCCCTCCCCGGTGCACCGGGCCGCGCTGGAGGAGTACGGCCCCACCGAGCACCACCGGCTCTCCTGGTCCTACTTGGACGCACTGCCCCGGTGGAGCCACCTCAAGCGGGTCCGGGAGTCGCCGAGCCAGGACGAGCAACTCACCCTCGGTTTCTGACGGTTTGTCCTCCGGTCCTTGTGTTCAAAGGGTGGGGCGCCCGTGCGCATCCGACCGGCATTTGATAGATATTCGGGCATGCCTGCCTTCCCCGAGGAGCCGGAGATTCACGAGAGCATCCCGGGCCCCGGCGTTCCCTTCCCCCGAGAGTCGGACGCACAAGCCCCCAGCACGCCTGCCGCCGGCAGCGCGTCCCCCGTCCCCAGCACGCCGTCCGCGCCGAGGGCCGTCGTGCCCGGCCCGCGTCCGGCTCCGCCGCGCGCGCCCAAGCCCGGGCCGCCCCGCCCCGCACAGCCGCCCAAGCCCGGCCCGGCACCCCGCCGCGCCGTGCCGGCCGTCCAGTTCGTGCCGGCCACCGCGCAGGACGCGGTGGAGCGCGCGGACGAGGCCGTCGACCAGCTGCTGGAGTCCGGCCGCCGTCCGGAGGACGTCCTGGTCCTGACCGTCGGCGAGCCGCACCCGTGGCAGCAGCACGAACTCTCCTTCGGCGAGGCCGGCTACTGGGCCCAACTGGCCGAGGGGGGCGACGTGTTCTACGCGGACGCCGCCACCCCGCGCCCGCTGCGCCGCGAGGTGGTCGTCCTGGTGGTCAACGAGACCTCCGCCGCCCGGGTGGAGAGCGCCGTGCGCACGGTCCTCGACCACGTCGGCGCGCTGCTGCTGGTCTGCGGCGAGACCGCCCGGGTCGCCCCGCTGCTCCCGGCCGAGTACCGCCCCGTCCCCGCCTGACCACCCACCGACACCGCCGAGCAGTCCGCCCCGGCCCTCCTCTGGGCCGGGGCGGACGTGCTCGTGCCGGTGTTCCCCGTGAGGTCCGGGGCGTCAGCGAGCGGCGGTGCGGCGCAGCGAGTCCAGCGGGGTGACGGCGGACGGACGCCAGACCCGCTCCTCGGCCGCCTCCCGGGCGCCGCGCGGCGGCAGCTCGGTCACGGTGTGCACCGGGCCCTCGGTCCAGGAGCCGGAGTGCGGGGTGCGCCCGCGCCGTCCGTCGCCCAGCGAGTGCCAGCCGGCCGGGGTCAGCGCGATGTACGAGCCGCAGCGCAGCCCGTGCAGCGTCGCGGCGTCCCGCAAGGCCCACATCCACGCGCCGTCCTGCTCCGTCCACTCCGTCGAGCCGTCCCGGCAGCGCATCAGCACGGCCGTCCGGGACGGGGTGCTCAGCCGCAGGTCGTGCGGGATGATCTGGCGCAGGTGGGAGAGGATCGCGTTCCGGTGCTGCCAGCCGTCCCGGGTGTGCGGGCGGGTGGCGAAGGAGGCGGAGGCCGCGACGTGGTGCTCGGCGTCCAGCACCGCGAGCACGGTGGTGCCGGGCTGGGGCAGATGGCGCTGGTGCAGCTCGGTGACGAACTCCTTGGGCGCCCGCAGCAGCGGTACGCCGGACTCGGCCCAGTGCTCGAGGGAGAGCGACCGTCTCTGGGCCGGGGAGAACTGACCTCGGTCGATACCGCTGATCACGATCCTCCTTTCCCGGCCCGCAGAGCACGCGGGCACGTGCGTACGCCGAAAGACGGGTCCAGCGGACCGGCCATGGGGTACGGTCCAATTCTCGGGTCTGGAGACCCCGAGCGGCAACGATGAAATGATGAACGCAGCCCGATTGCCGCTGTTCTGTCAGATATATCCCACTCCTACCGTGCCGCCATTCGGTG from Kitasatospora sp. MMS16-BH015 encodes:
- a CDS encoding cytochrome P450; its protein translation is MTEPAPTPPPGCPAHQGATPLYGPRFQTDPGQLYRELRETHGPVARIELAGGVPAWLVIGYRELQQVTGRPELFGRDSSRWNHWPQIPADWPLKPMMAPVPSVLYAEGEEHQRRKGAITDALAGVDPYELKKHCEEIADRLIDEFAGRGEAELVAEYAHRMPLLVLCRLFGLGEDEAPVLIRGLLAMLDGGADAQAGAQQLLDSMLALVREKREHPGADVTSRLLEHAAGLTDEEVMRDMRVILIAGHQPSAYWIANALRLMLTDERFAASLSGGRRSISQALAEALWEDTPTQIFAGRWATRDTQLGGQRIAAGDMVLLGFAGANADPSVRQPGGAPAEGNRAYLSFSYGPHSCPFPAQEAAEVIAATAIEVLLDRLPDLRLAVAEHALVWRPSAWVRALVSLPVAFTPAM
- a CDS encoding DUF742 domain-containing protein, whose amino-acid sequence is MSEGRNIPARDDDPDRLYTVTRGRSRPPEHAFDLVTLIVTEREPEPGMQSEHVRILRLCAEPTSVVEIAAELALPVSVVKILLGDLLEAGRVTARHPRFAPTKARLPDLDTLKQVLNGLQQL
- a CDS encoding helix-turn-helix domain-containing protein, producing the protein MSETGELAAAAGSRDPAVGLRAVRALRDLADRLEELQVGNARVKGWSWQEIAACLGVSRQAVHKKYARRGFAERADGVDGTERERG
- a CDS encoding ATP-binding protein, with product MATAAETHRAAVAATVCGGFVLWCVLALLAAVQAGRAVRSREEADGLREEAVLTRARVAELRADLSATHTAAAGLRAALATAQAAADGARTDLVAVQEALAATGTAAAEARERAEAEQAALRETAERAETALRALTEESAAEREQLAALSVEVLPQVVERLRGGASVDSVLVPHRSSAHAGLLRYVAEEIGRGERQRAAALAVCATAAGRVQALATSMHAELREMQHRHGEDVLGDLLVLDHSTAQAGRMADSIAVLTGARSGRRWAKPIAVESILRGALGRIGAYQRVRLHSASTAAVAGYAAEGVMHALAELLDNAANFSAPPAEVHVYVEEAHAGLVITVEDGGLGLSDSWLKRAERAVSPEPLDLTALSAGTRIGLAVVGALARKHGLSVSFRPSARGGTGVVMLIPAQLITHPAPEPAATGGTMSSGGTVGSGRGGTAVPAVTRGAGAAAAVTRGEGLRGRAAELTSARSGAAELPAAQGSAALPTRTSVSADAAGAAPAAGGGDPTAEGGNGLPQRRRGQTLASARQGGAATRAAVPPQPVPPRPGAPRPATPRSAALFAAGAAGAAAGAAAPTGSAGAAPLAAAARFGAFRRALQPGAESSGGAGPAGPADSADSTAPAASTDSADGPDATGSGPAGSATNGSAPTGPTDTDVLAKDDA
- a CDS encoding Clp protease N-terminal domain-containing protein, translating into MFERFTDGARRAVAGAGQEAVRLRHERIGTGHLLLGVLALPEDPAARVLRAAGLDLVTARGALARLLGAPHPAVDEAALASVGVDLAAVREAVEAGFGADGLAALAAPAGPPARRRRGPVRFGEREKRVLALALGQVTAERGDRIEARHLVLGILAEGGGPAVRLLSEAGVDLAELELALRAVHA
- a CDS encoding ATP/GTP-binding protein — encoded protein: MASNNSDRPVGSGRPSALRGTADNGLKIVVVGGFGVGKTTLVGAVSEIRPLNTEETMTKAGEGIDDPSAAFGKRSTTVAFDFGRITLDDRNVLYLFGAPGQERFWFLWDRLFAGALGAVVLVDTRRLEESWYAIDRLEHHGTPFVVARNNFEQPQHSLAEVRAALDLPADVPLVDCDARDRESSKQVLIELVRHLQHLAEAELAEAEPAEAGAAAGALPVPAPRSGTAPAAAVASVMLEQEMSS